GGAGCTGAAGTCCGGGCTGGTGCTGCCGGTGTTACGGTAGGCCCAGGCGGCTTTCGCCTGATTGGTGAGTAGGTAGTGATTGCTAACCGCAGTAGCGTCAAAGGCGCTGTTGTAGATGTGGACTTCATCAATGGCTCCCAGGAAGTTGTATCCTGTGGCGTGGCTGGCGCCTCCGATAACAGCGGATCCGTCAACCGTAGTATTCATGCTCTGGCTGCTGGAGGTGAGGTTGGTTTCTAACACTCCGTCAACATAGAGCTTGGCCTCGGTGACATTGAGGGTGGAATCCGTATTAAAGTCGTCGATCACGATGGCGACATGGTGCCACTGGCCGTCATTTATCTTGGTGCTGCCGTAGATGTATCCGCCTTGTACTTCGAGGCGGAGAGTCTGGTCGTTGCCAGAGGGGTTGAGTCGGCAGGTGACACGTTGGCCGTTGCTGTTAGGGCCGTAGGCAAAGAAGGTTTGGTTTTCCGTAGGGCTGCCGTCCGGGACTTTGAGCCAAGCAGTGATGGTGCGGGCAGATTTTCCAGAGGGAAGGGTGAGTCCGCTGAGGTTGACTTGGTCGTCATCACCGTCGAAGTCCAGGGCGTAGCCGTGCTTGCCCAGAATATGGGCGGCATTGAGATCGGTGAAACCAGAGAGGGCGCCCGCATAAGCCCCACTGGCTTCATAGACCAGGCTGCCTTCGGTTTCATTCAGCGGGAACCAGAGATCGGTGGAAGGCACGATGACGTTTACCGTGACGGTGGCGGTGACTTCATTCTCTCCGTCGGTGACGGTATAGTCGAAGACGTGCTGGCCGTAGGCTCCTGCATTGGCGGTGAAATCGATGTTAGACCCATTGATCACAGCACTGCCGAAGGGTGGCTGGCCTACAGAGGCGATGCTCAGTGCGGACGGAGCTCCATCATCAAGGTCGTTGGCCAGTACGGGAATGGAGACGGATTGGGTACCCTGAGTCTGAGCCTGGTCGTTCTCGGGAGCTGGGATGGGAGAGGGAGGGGTGGCGCGGTAGAGCTCAGAATCCGGGATGATGGCCTTAGCCGTGCTCGGGCCGGACCAGGAAAGGCTGAGTGCAGGGGTGTCGGCAGCCGTACGGTAGTAAAGGCGGAATGGATGAAGGCCTGCTTTCAGTTTGATGGTGCCGGAAGCCTCCGAGCCGGAATGGCTAAAGTCATCGTCGATCACGAGGCTGTCATGGATGCGCAGGATGGTGCCCTCATCAGAAGTGGTGTAGAAGGTCCAGGTGCCGTCTTCCGGGATATCGATGTATCCGGTGTAGAGGAGACCTGCATCCGTATCCGTTGTGAGGTGAGATGTGGAAATGGTGGTAGTGTCCACGGTGCTCAGCGGAGTCATCGCTTGGAACTCTGGCACCCAGGCCCAGCTGCCCTCGAACTTGGAGACCTCAATCCCGCTCTCGGCGGCGGTGTTGACTGCCGGGACGAGTTCACTGTCATAAGCGCGGCTGGCGGATGAGTTTGGCTGGCGGATTTGCAGGACACGGTCCTTCATGCGTTGCTGCAGCGTGGTGAAATAGGCGGAGCTACTCGCGAGGTTGACGGCCTCAGGCTCATCGCTGAGGGTGTCGTAAATACGGAAGTCCTGGGAGTGGGAGGTGACGTTGTTGCGGATGCCCTTGTAGCCATCCAGGTAGATGACTTGGGACTGGTTGCGGGAGGTGCCGCCATGGTTCGTGTAGTATCCTGGAGTGGAACCGCCTACAGAGTATTCCACATAGGTGATGGGCTCCCTCTGAGAGCCTGAACCGGTGAGGGTGGGAACCAGGGAAACTCCATCGCTGCGGGCCGGAGCGTCGATACCGGCAAAGTCGCAGAAGGTGGGGAGCCAGTCGTGAAACTGGGAGAGCTGGTTGGTGATGGTATTTGCCTGCACGCGGGTAGGGCCCCAGGCTAGAGTGGGCATGCGGATGCCGCCCTCATGCGTGTCGCGCTTTTCTCCTTCGAAGGGGCCATAGGACTGGAACGCGGTCGGGCTGTGGCCTATACCGCTGATGTAGCTTTCGCTGTGTGGACCGTTGTCCGAGGTGAAGACGATGATGGTATTGTCATCGATGTTCAGGTCTTTGAGAGTCTGAACAAGGTCGCCAACGCAGTCATCGATACGGGTGACCATGGTGGCAAAGCGCTCGTCACCATCGGACCAGCCATTCCCGGTATAGAGTGGGTTACGGTAGGAATCGATGGTTCCCGTGGCAGTATTGATCATGCTGCCAGCGGTGCCATTCCACTGGAGGCCACCAGTAAGGCCCTTGCCGCTCGGGTAGGCTACGGTTGGCAGCTGAAGGGCTGCGTGTGGAGTATCATAGGCGAGGTAGAGGAAAAAGGGACGGTTCGGATTGTTGTTTGTTTCATCAATGATGAGTTTCTTGGCGCGGGCAGTGAAGAGGTCGGTAGTGTAGCACTTGTCGAGGTCGTCCGAGATTTCGTTGTTGTTTTCCCAGACTTCTTTGGTGCCACGGGACGCGGTGACGTGATCCGGGTAGTGGGTGTGGCCGTCTCCGTGGCGGACATACCCGTAAAAGTAGTCGAAGCCGCGCTTGGTCGGGTAAGCTGGCCAGCC
The sequence above is drawn from the Rubritalea squalenifaciens DSM 18772 genome and encodes:
- a CDS encoding sulfatase-like hydrolase/transferase, which encodes MKVLTRILTLIVSTILTCSAAPNIIFILTDDLGYGDLGVLFQNNKAGTKKMSTPELDAMAGEGMILNRHYTPAPVCAPARASLLLGVHQGHSNVRDNQFDKALEDNHTLASTLQAAGYYTAIIGKYGLQGSGSNPTGWPAYPTKRGFDYFYGYVRHGDGHTHYPDHVTASRGTKEVWENNNEISDDLDKCYTTDLFTARAKKLIIDETNNNPNRPFFLYLAYDTPHAALQLPTVAYPSGKGLTGGLQWNGTAGSMINTATGTIDSYRNPLYTGNGWSDGDERFATMVTRIDDCVGDLVQTLKDLNIDDNTIIVFTSDNGPHSESYISGIGHSPTAFQSYGPFEGEKRDTHEGGIRMPTLAWGPTRVQANTITNQLSQFHDWLPTFCDFAGIDAPARSDGVSLVPTLTGSGSQREPITYVEYSVGGSTPGYYTNHGGTSRNQSQVIYLDGYKGIRNNVTSHSQDFRIYDTLSDEPEAVNLASSSAYFTTLQQRMKDRVLQIRQPNSSASRAYDSELVPAVNTAAESGIEVSKFEGSWAWVPEFQAMTPLSTVDTTTISTSHLTTDTDAGLLYTGYIDIPEDGTWTFYTTSDEGTILRIHDSLVIDDDFSHSGSEASGTIKLKAGLHPFRLYYRTAADTPALSLSWSGPSTAKAIIPDSELYRATPPSPIPAPENDQAQTQGTQSVSIPVLANDLDDGAPSALSIASVGQPPFGSAVINGSNIDFTANAGAYGQHVFDYTVTDGENEVTATVTVNVIVPSTDLWFPLNETEGSLVYEASGAYAGALSGFTDLNAAHILGKHGYALDFDGDDDQVNLSGLTLPSGKSARTITAWLKVPDGSPTENQTFFAYGPNSNGQRVTCRLNPSGNDQTLRLEVQGGYIYGSTKINDGQWHHVAIVIDDFNTDSTLNVTEAKLYVDGVLETNLTSSSQSMNTTVDGSAVIGGASHATGYNFLGAIDEVHIYNSAFDATAVSNHYLLTNQAKAAWAYRNTGSTSPDFSSDGDGDGINLLQEYAFGANPLYKDARSTLPSIVINPSTNKAEIVYTRRTPGTHSLSYQVLVSDDLSTWLLPSTETQAISHPLLGSGFQQVTTESDSTTLQKPKLFFKVEASE